One stretch of Methanobacterium veterum DNA includes these proteins:
- a CDS encoding HPr kinase/phosphorylase: MSDYEVELITPEAKDRLADELASEIRFERKANIHGACVKLLTDNESFKDEWEDNFRFMNEDVRPHAKIFSIEDGGDLQVMYDPTAKVAIVRNCDYYGWIKSIALAVISDFFEDYHSIHRRYSVHGSAVDYMGHAIAIIGPPGTGKTTLTYGLLQNENCNYISDDWFFTRLFSNAAVIYSSEKNSYIRDDLADVWKTFAEEVKKVKLDVKCRGIADVSTLFDGRIRETSTLKTVVLLERDEKNPPFRQLNHDEALDYMIKQDFCNPHQMIRDARKFNLRVNFFKELFTQNDVYMLNTVETPQESLDRIVALAER; the protein is encoded by the coding sequence ATGTCGGATTATGAAGTTGAATTAATTACTCCTGAGGCAAAAGATAGGCTGGCTGATGAACTGGCCAGTGAAATAAGGTTTGAAAGAAAAGCAAATATTCATGGAGCATGTGTAAAGCTTTTAACCGATAATGAAAGCTTTAAAGATGAATGGGAAGACAACTTCAGGTTTATGAATGAAGATGTGCGCCCCCATGCAAAGATATTCTCCATAGAAGATGGGGGAGATCTGCAGGTAATGTACGATCCAACTGCAAAGGTAGCCATAGTGAGAAACTGTGATTACTACGGCTGGATTAAAAGTATAGCGCTTGCTGTAATATCGGATTTTTTTGAAGATTATCATTCAATACACAGAAGATATTCTGTTCATGGGTCTGCTGTGGACTATATGGGGCATGCTATTGCAATAATTGGACCTCCGGGTACTGGAAAAACAACTTTGACCTATGGACTGCTGCAGAATGAAAACTGCAACTACATTTCAGATGACTGGTTCTTTACCCGTTTGTTCAGCAATGCTGCAGTGATTTATTCTTCAGAAAAAAATTCATATATCCGTGATGATCTGGCAGATGTCTGGAAAACTTTTGCAGAGGAAGTTAAGAAGGTTAAACTTGATGTAAAATGTAGAGGAATCGCTGATGTGAGTACATTATTTGATGGGCGTATTAGAGAAACTTCAACACTTAAAACAGTAGTACTCCTTGAAAGGGATGAGAAAAATCCACCATTCCGCCAATTAAATCATGATGAAGCTCTGGATTACATGATAAAGCAGGATTTTTGTAACCCTCACCAGATGATAAGAGATGCGAGGAAATTTAATTTAAGGGTGAACTTTTTTAAGGAATTATTTACACAAAATGATGTATACATGCTGAACACAGTAGAAACTCCTCAAGAGAGTCTTGACAGGATAGTTGCTCTTGCGGAAAGGTGA
- a CDS encoding 3-dehydroquinate synthase II: MKFAWIMAEYPSWDEKKGIITTALESGINHVVDFDDVESIKKLGNIKIVSDKEEADIVLVGRKGEGDGTLPLPDSLSESKDLAAIGELKSKGKTVAAYIEITSKRLEELASEAGRSADYVILVGKDWKIIPLENIIADLQKENVKIIAAVPDYEEARLALETLEHGTDGVLLYTSDIPQIKKVASLIEKIESEHYNLVPATVTLVKPVGSGDRVCVDTSSMMSVGEGMLIGSYSRGLFLVHSESMESEYVASRPFRVNAGPVHAYVMTPNNRTRYLSEIETGDEVLTVDKEGNTKTAIVGRVKIEKRPLMLIEAEYEDVKIRTLLQNAETIRLVDEEGEPVSVADIKAGDKVMVYLDKGARHFGMSIEETIIEK; the protein is encoded by the coding sequence ATGAAATTTGCATGGATCATGGCAGAATACCCCAGCTGGGACGAAAAGAAAGGTATCATTACCACAGCACTGGAGTCCGGGATAAACCACGTTGTTGACTTCGATGACGTTGAAAGCATAAAGAAATTGGGAAACATCAAGATAGTCTCAGATAAGGAAGAAGCAGATATAGTCCTGGTAGGTAGAAAAGGTGAAGGGGACGGCACACTCCCACTTCCAGATAGTTTATCTGAGTCCAAAGATTTGGCAGCTATAGGTGAATTGAAAAGTAAAGGAAAAACAGTTGCAGCATATATCGAAATTACAAGTAAAAGACTTGAAGAACTCGCATCTGAAGCTGGAAGATCTGCAGATTATGTGATCCTTGTAGGAAAAGACTGGAAAATTATTCCTTTAGAAAACATTATAGCAGACTTGCAAAAAGAAAATGTTAAAATAATTGCAGCGGTTCCAGATTACGAGGAAGCAAGACTTGCTCTTGAGACATTAGAGCACGGTACAGATGGAGTACTATTATATACCTCAGATATACCTCAAATTAAAAAAGTTGCATCGTTAATTGAAAAAATTGAATCAGAACATTACAACCTTGTACCTGCTACAGTGACCCTTGTAAAACCTGTAGGTTCTGGAGATAGGGTCTGTGTTGATACCAGTTCTATGATGTCAGTTGGAGAAGGAATGCTCATTGGATCTTATTCCAGGGGACTGTTCCTTGTGCACAGTGAATCAATGGAAAGTGAATATGTAGCTTCACGTCCCTTTAGAGTAAATGCAGGTCCAGTACATGCATACGTGATGACTCCAAATAATAGAACCAGATACCTTTCAGAAATTGAAACTGGGGATGAAGTTTTAACTGTAGATAAAGAAGGTAACACCAAAACTGCTATTGTAGGCAGGGTTAAAATTGAAAAACGTCCTTTAATGCTTATTGAAGCAGAATATGAAGATGTTAAAATAAGGACACTGCTTCAAAATGCTGAAACTATACGGCTTGTAGATGAAGAAGGGGAACCAGTATCGGTTGCAGATATTAAAGCAGGCGATAAAGTTATGGTTTATCTGGATAAAGGTGCAAGACACTTTGGAATGTCCATTGAAGAGACCATAATTGAAAAATAG
- the priS gene encoding DNA primase catalytic subunit PriS, translated as MEFFKQATPEERRIYYKEEWDVNQVPDFILDQLENREFGFDHFGRGPNDRYKTFNSPEYLKRFMRSKTPFAAYCSVAFYEKPRKRDGWMQAELVFDVDAKDIPIRTCNCDNVCEICLNEAKEIVGNIIDTLKSDLGLKNIHLSYSGRGYHIRVLDESVMEMDSDVRSQILKYVVGADVPNDKYESRDQIYTLRHYSIPFGYPKVFTDRIKYSILHLTKDSKIEGISKNLLNKTLENRKLMENDQWGLFLNKLDPNHPKTGARNYNKLISSIASLNMSLVDGKVSIDLKRILRLPSSLHSKVSMRCTEVKNIETFDPFKDAVPKFVWERND; from the coding sequence ATGGAATTTTTTAAACAGGCCACTCCCGAAGAGCGCAGGATATACTACAAAGAAGAATGGGATGTTAATCAGGTCCCTGATTTCATATTGGACCAGCTTGAAAACCGTGAATTTGGATTCGACCACTTTGGAAGAGGTCCCAATGACAGGTACAAAACTTTTAATTCCCCAGAATATCTTAAACGCTTTATGAGATCTAAAACTCCCTTTGCAGCCTACTGTTCAGTTGCTTTTTACGAAAAACCGCGTAAAAGAGATGGATGGATGCAGGCCGAACTTGTTTTTGACGTCGATGCTAAAGACATTCCCATCAGGACATGCAACTGTGATAATGTCTGCGAAATATGCTTAAATGAAGCTAAAGAAATTGTAGGAAACATTATAGATACTTTAAAAAGTGATTTAGGCTTAAAAAATATCCACCTGAGCTATTCTGGTAGAGGATATCATATACGTGTTCTTGATGAGTCTGTTATGGAAATGGATAGTGATGTGAGGTCTCAAATTTTAAAATACGTTGTAGGAGCAGATGTTCCAAATGATAAGTATGAAAGCAGAGACCAAATTTACACCCTCAGACACTATTCTATTCCTTTCGGATATCCAAAGGTATTCACAGACAGAATCAAATATTCAATCCTCCATTTAACTAAAGACTCTAAAATTGAAGGCATCAGTAAAAATTTGCTTAATAAAACCCTTGAAAATAGAAAATTAATGGAAAATGATCAATGGGGACTTTTTTTAAATAAATTAGACCCTAATCACCCAAAAACAGGTGCTAGAAATTATAATAAACTTATAAGCAGCATAGCATCATTGAACATGAGCTTAGTCGATGGAAAAGTTTCAATTGACCTTAAAAGGATTCTCAGGCTCCCTTCATCTTTACATTCTAAGGTCAGCATGAGATGTACTGAAGTTAAAAATATTGAAACATTTGACCCATTTAAGGATGCGGTGCCTAAATTTGTGTGGGAAAGAAATGATTGA
- a CDS encoding DNA primase has product MSFINPLSDEGKQIVREDGGDLDRIFDVNDDIIDAVNSITAQEISDDAYIPKSYVDLVIKRVEWYVDKKSDPKYNHKKYAFLFYPEIAKFDVIAFYILCQAVGIKYGPNSRESRAVSELQGQIIENRLEELYERDRLEIVEKIMNTLIVQDRIKWTSLADLLSSKKISLQDLVLKDGNVILDQEDFMEYFGDVVKLQQPERMYNVFIGNRIKELIMIKMIMQNTENYIKNVHEIAGREVEPNATLLKIAEEVADALSKEIRYYGGGDGGGDVEASPLNVEKFPPCIRKALDGIKSGGRNEVIVLFLTPFLSYARLYPSVFMRNTTLKVSDVDADLKITQNEILPMIYDSADRCSPPLFDDQPQEKININAKLGFGMNDNLNLQHEGETTWYTPMSCEKVKLNMPNLCKPDKTCKGITNPLSYYNRKMREK; this is encoded by the coding sequence ATGTCCTTTATAAATCCTTTATCTGATGAAGGAAAACAAATAGTCAGGGAAGATGGAGGGGATTTAGACAGGATATTTGATGTAAATGATGACATTATAGATGCAGTTAATTCAATTACAGCTCAAGAAATATCCGATGATGCTTATATACCCAAAAGCTATGTTGATCTGGTGATTAAAAGAGTAGAATGGTACGTTGATAAAAAAAGCGATCCCAAATATAATCACAAAAAATATGCTTTCTTATTTTATCCTGAAATAGCAAAATTCGACGTAATTGCATTTTATATCCTTTGTCAGGCCGTTGGGATTAAATACGGCCCTAATTCCAGAGAAAGTCGAGCAGTATCAGAACTGCAGGGACAGATCATTGAAAACAGGCTTGAAGAGCTTTATGAAAGAGACCGGTTAGAAATTGTAGAGAAAATAATGAATACTCTCATTGTTCAGGATAGAATTAAATGGACATCACTGGCTGATCTTTTAAGTTCAAAGAAAATTAGCCTTCAAGATTTAGTTTTAAAAGATGGAAATGTCATATTAGACCAGGAAGATTTCATGGAATACTTTGGGGATGTTGTAAAACTCCAACAGCCTGAAAGAATGTACAACGTGTTCATTGGAAACAGGATTAAGGAACTCATCATGATCAAAATGATCATGCAGAACACTGAAAACTACATAAAAAACGTGCATGAAATTGCAGGGCGTGAAGTAGAACCCAATGCAACCCTCTTAAAGATTGCAGAAGAAGTGGCCGATGCCTTATCCAAAGAAATAAGATATTATGGTGGTGGAGATGGTGGAGGAGACGTTGAAGCTTCGCCGTTAAATGTTGAAAAGTTCCCGCCGTGCATTAGAAAAGCTTTAGATGGGATTAAGTCAGGCGGGAGAAATGAAGTCATTGTCCTGTTTTTAACACCTTTTTTATCTTATGCAAGGTTGTACCCTTCAGTTTTCATGAGAAACACAACTTTAAAGGTGTCTGATGTTGATGCAGACCTCAAAATCACGCAAAATGAAATTTTACCAATGATTTATGACTCCGCAGATAGGTGCAGCCCACCGCTTTTTGATGATCAACCTCAGGAAAAGATTAATATCAATGCAAAACTTGGCTTTGGAATGAATGATAACCTAAACCTTCAACACGAAGGGGAAACAACATGGTACACTCCAATGAGCTGTGAAAAGGTTAAATTAAACATGCCAAATCTATGTAAACCAGATAAGACATGTAAAGGCATAACCAATCCCCTCTCTTATTACAACAGAAAAATGAGGGAGAAATGA
- the thpR gene encoding RNA 2',3'-cyclic phosphodiesterase: MRAFLAAEIDEELKEKIAEVQEQLKEADAPVKYVEPHNLHFTFKFFGEIDKEKSEEIVSAVETKVQNYSPFELSIKGVGIFPNPRYIRVVWLGVEDSGPFSRLQMALDEDFQKMGFKKERSYVPHLTMGRVRGAKNKDALLSRIDELKEVEIGRMRIEKLLLKESVLKPEGPVYTTVNEFDL, from the coding sequence ATGAGGGCATTTTTAGCTGCAGAAATTGATGAAGAACTTAAAGAGAAGATAGCTGAAGTACAGGAACAATTAAAGGAAGCTGACGCACCCGTAAAGTATGTGGAACCCCATAATTTGCATTTTACATTCAAATTCTTTGGTGAGATAGATAAAGAGAAGTCCGAGGAAATTGTAAGTGCAGTAGAAACAAAAGTCCAGAATTATTCTCCATTTGAACTTTCTATTAAGGGTGTTGGTATATTTCCAAACCCAAGATATATCAGGGTAGTGTGGCTGGGAGTGGAAGATTCAGGTCCATTTTCACGGTTACAGATGGCTCTAGATGAAGATTTCCAGAAAATGGGATTTAAAAAAGAGAGAAGTTACGTTCCGCACCTTACAATGGGCCGTGTTAGAGGCGCTAAAAACAAAGATGCCCTTTTATCCAGGATCGATGAATTGAAAGAGGTAGAAATTGGAAGAATGAGAATTGAAAAACTCTTACTTAAAGAAAGCGTGCTTAAACCTGAAGGGCCTGTTTACACTACAGTAAATGAGTTTGATCTTTAA
- the cca gene encoding CCA tRNA nucleotidyltransferase codes for MNILENIDFNNILNVIKPTQEENEKVKSLSDRLINIINRIAKENSIDAEATLVGSVAKGTWLSGKADVDIFMKFPLSTSEADLKRYGLELGSKCIDEMHGKHELRYASHPYITGFIEGFEIDFVPCYIIKSAEELKSAVDRTILHTEYVLAKLREKQKDEVLLLKKFMGSIHTYSAEFKVGGFSGYLCELLIIHYGSFLNVLNAASNEWRPNYKIDIEEYGTGELFSEPLVVIDPTDKNRNVAAALKLQKMSEFIVASRNFLTNPKEGYFFDKYVEINKDEIKTEFESRETKTCLIRFKPPEIPADALYPQIKKTENSLKGVLEREDFKVFNADSWTDESQNVIILLEMEIWKLPRVKKHLGPFVWSKGHQIKFMEKYNNNAYVEENRWVAEVDRKYKEVKPFLDNILVENKIGFLKFGKHIKAEILKEYEIVDILEFMGSDKCSEDMLLFFYEYLNKNVYLWR; via the coding sequence GTGAATATTTTGGAAAATATCGATTTTAACAACATACTGAATGTAATAAAGCCTACACAAGAGGAAAATGAAAAAGTAAAGTCATTATCAGACAGGTTAATTAATATTATAAACAGGATTGCAAAAGAGAACAGTATTGACGCGGAGGCAACACTTGTAGGTTCAGTGGCCAAGGGTACATGGCTTTCAGGAAAAGCTGATGTTGATATTTTCATGAAATTCCCGCTAAGTACTTCAGAAGCTGATTTAAAAAGATATGGGCTGGAGTTAGGGAGTAAATGCATCGATGAGATGCATGGAAAGCATGAACTAAGATATGCGTCTCACCCATATATTACTGGATTTATTGAAGGATTTGAGATTGATTTTGTACCCTGTTATATTATTAAAAGTGCTGAAGAACTTAAATCGGCAGTAGATAGGACTATACTTCATACGGAATATGTGCTTGCAAAATTGAGAGAAAAACAGAAGGATGAAGTTCTGCTGCTTAAAAAATTCATGGGGTCCATCCATACCTACAGCGCAGAATTCAAAGTCGGCGGATTTTCAGGATACCTGTGTGAACTTCTAATAATTCATTACGGCTCATTTTTAAATGTTTTAAATGCTGCAAGCAATGAATGGAGACCTAATTATAAAATAGATATTGAAGAGTATGGAACTGGTGAGCTTTTCAGTGAACCACTTGTAGTTATTGACCCCACCGATAAAAACAGGAATGTTGCAGCAGCTTTAAAGCTTCAAAAGATGTCTGAATTTATTGTTGCATCACGGAATTTCCTGACTAATCCAAAAGAAGGATATTTCTTTGATAAATATGTTGAAATAAATAAAGATGAAATAAAAACTGAATTTGAAAGCAGGGAAACTAAAACGTGTTTAATCAGGTTCAAACCGCCTGAAATCCCGGCAGATGCCCTTTACCCCCAGATTAAAAAGACTGAAAATTCTTTAAAGGGAGTTTTAGAAAGGGAAGATTTCAAAGTATTTAATGCAGATTCATGGACTGATGAATCTCAAAACGTTATCATACTGCTTGAAATGGAAATATGGAAACTTCCGCGTGTTAAAAAACATTTAGGTCCATTTGTTTGGTCAAAAGGCCACCAAATCAAGTTCATGGAAAAATACAATAATAACGCATACGTGGAAGAAAACCGATGGGTTGCAGAAGTTGACAGGAAATATAAAGAGGTTAAACCCTTCCTTGATAATATTTTAGTTGAAAACAAGATAGGTTTCCTTAAATTTGGGAAACACATCAAGGCCGAGATTTTAAAAGAATATGAAATAGTGGATATCCTGGAATTTATGGGGTCTGACAAGTGCAGTGAAGATATGCTGCTTTTCTTTTACGAATATCTAAATAAAAATGTCTATCTGTGGAGATAA